The following proteins are encoded in a genomic region of Dermatophagoides farinae isolate YC_2012a chromosome 8, ASM2471394v1, whole genome shotgun sequence:
- the LOC124496159 gene encoding uncharacterized protein LOC124496159 has product MNKELMLIQFSKYMTIGTVSIIIGMIIALIGLWIYSEWLIYQQKKNKQLDIVRDKMDGIEMKRLLRQNSQEQSSHKQKCPDIQIVDLSLENDNPEKEKMISSNRSITQIDSNKRISLKSLDGLPR; this is encoded by the exons atgaataaggAATTAATGTTGATACAATTTTCCAAATATATGACCATTGGTACAGTATCGATAATTATCGGTATGATCATTGCATTAATCGGTCTATGGATCTATTCAGAATGGTTAATCTATCAGCAAAA aaaaaataaacaactaGATATTGTACGTGATAAAATGGATggaatcgaaatgaaaagattATTACGACAAAATAGTCAAGAACAATCGAGccataaacaaaaatgtccAGATATACAGATTGTCGATCtatcattggaaaatgataatccagagaaagaaaaaatgatttcatccAATCGATCTATTACAcagattgattcaaataaacGTATCAGTCTGAAATCATTGGATGGTCTTCCACGATAA
- the LOC124496158 gene encoding uncharacterized protein LOC124496158 isoform X2, with translation MNLFIRINKIWPSFHIRLFILIWTIWSFISIHDTATAASTTIINTSSSLVNCRCGLKPWKNRDTDSEEPTRDCCQYFIQSRQGNFSDTTFLCHIHNELVYKRFHSCCITLLHNAYCSQTRIKSGAANKISSDRQRQRRRYRYRHQ, from the exons aTGAATCTATTCATCAGgatcaataaaatttggCCATCATTTCATATACGTCTATTCATATTGATTTGGACTATCTGGTCATTCATATCGATACATGATACAG caacagctgCATCGacgaccatcatcaatacatCTTCATCGTTGGTAAATTGTCGCTGTGGTTTGAAACCATGGAAAAATCGTGATACCGACAGTGAAGAACCAACACGTGATTGTTGtcaatatttcattcaatcaagaCAAGGAAATTTTTCCGATACAACATTTCTATGCCACATTCATAATGAATTAGTTTATAAACGTTTCCATAGTTGTTGTATAACATTATTACATAATGCATATTGTTCACAAACACGAATCAAAAGTGGAGCggcaaacaaaatttcatcagATAGACAAAGACAACGACGACGTTATCGTTATCGTCATCAATAA
- the LOC124496158 gene encoding uncharacterized protein LOC124496158 isoform X1 has product MNLFIRINKIWPSFHIRLFILIWTIWSFISIHDTAATAASTTIINTSSSLVNCRCGLKPWKNRDTDSEEPTRDCCQYFIQSRQGNFSDTTFLCHIHNELVYKRFHSCCITLLHNAYCSQTRIKSGAANKISSDRQRQRRRYRYRHQ; this is encoded by the exons aTGAATCTATTCATCAGgatcaataaaatttggCCATCATTTCATATACGTCTATTCATATTGATTTGGACTATCTGGTCATTCATATCGATACATGATACAG cagcaacagctgCATCGacgaccatcatcaatacatCTTCATCGTTGGTAAATTGTCGCTGTGGTTTGAAACCATGGAAAAATCGTGATACCGACAGTGAAGAACCAACACGTGATTGTTGtcaatatttcattcaatcaagaCAAGGAAATTTTTCCGATACAACATTTCTATGCCACATTCATAATGAATTAGTTTATAAACGTTTCCATAGTTGTTGTATAACATTATTACATAATGCATATTGTTCACAAACACGAATCAAAAGTGGAGCggcaaacaaaatttcatcagATAGACAAAGACAACGACGACGTTATCGTTATCGTCATCAATAA
- the LOC124496149 gene encoding uncharacterized protein LOC124496149, with protein MDSHYFNFMFNGPLFKYGRHLFIVRMETFSNPTSKPKNADDYALFIQNFQQIFHCCGVESPNDWLNRTFGNISLGQEILPASCCSIEPQQQQRKDMLIKLFLKEESYNTCFKAELAHHDGCFSSIQIVRYRLFGQMILIVIIMLLALLVSLTCCLERDKRLQYSRLVNMQYATHLSGCRQGPYGLGYSFGRMHCPLRKSSVEPHVERNLKRTIMASMVEPPQSQPQFKSMISNVTQPQASSAIGDWL; from the coding sequence ATGGATAGccattattttaattttatgtTCAATGGACCGTTATTTAAATATGGTCGTCATCTGTTTATCGTTCGTATGGAAACGTTTTCCAATCCAACATCAAAGCCGAAAAACGCTGATGATTATGCATTGTTcatacaaaattttcaacaaattttccattgttgCGGTGTTGAATCACCAAACGATTGGTTGAATCGGACATTCGGAAATATATCCTTGGGTCAGGAAATTTTACCTGCAAGTTGTTGCTCAATtgaaccacaacaacaacaaagaaaagatatgttaatcaaattgtttcTTAAAGAAGAAAGCTACAATACTTGTTTCAAAGCTGAACTTGCTCATCATGATGGCTGCTTTTCatcgattcaaattgttCGTTATCGTTTATTTGgacaaatgattttgattgtcatcattatgttgTTAGCGCTGTTAGTATCATTAACATGTTGTCTTGAACGTGATAAACGTTTACAATATTCTCGTTTGGTTAATATGCAATATGCTACACATTTATCTGGTTGTCGTCAAGGCCCATATGGACTTGGATATAGTTTTGGCCGTATGCATTGTCCGTTACGAAAATCTTCGGTGGAACCACATGTGGAACGGAATCTAAAGCGGACGATAATGGCTTCGATGGTTGAACCACCGCAATCACAACCACAATTCAAGTCAATGATTTCGAATGTAACGCAGCCACAGGCATCATCAGCGATCGGAGATTGgttatga
- the LOC124496151 gene encoding spermidine synthase-like has protein sequence MSHCNGNSNSRITLNDRRRRQNGEEEANNKDIWFNEIATLHHDDLIISTRINQLIHRQRSDYQNILIFQNQIFGRCLALDDAIQCTELDECAYQEMISFLPMNIHRHPKRVLIIGGGDGGVARECCKHPLVEQVVQCEIDKQVVEASKRYLPFMSKSFSNENKLIMNFQDGYEYVQQHPLEFDVIITDSCDPKGPAQLLFDAKYYQQLFQCLRPGGVICSQAESYWFELKFIQSLFDKVDKIFPSISYATTSVPSYPSGQIGFLLASNEANFNFVEPKHRFNEQDCERFGLKYYSESMHKASFVLPRFVRKALNL, from the exons ATGTCTCATTGTAATGGAAATTCCAATAGCCGAATCACCCTGAATGATCGACGACGACGGCAAAATGGTGAAGAAGAAGCTAACAATAAAGACATATGGTTCAACGAAATCGCTACTCTACATCACGATGATCTTATCATATCGACTCGAATTAACCAGTTGATTCATCGACAACGTTCTGATTATCAGAACATTCTTATTTTCCAGAA TCAGATATTTGGACGATGTTTAGCATTGGATGATGCTATACAATGTACCGAACTTGATGAATGTGCTTATCAggaaatgatttcatttctacCGATGAACATTCATAGACATCCTAAACGTGTGCTGATTATCGgaggtggtgatggtggtgtaGCAAGAGAATGTTGTAAACATCCATTAGTTGAACAGGTGGTACAATGTGAAATTGATAAACAAGTAGTTGAAGCTTCTAAACGTTATCTACCATTCATGAGTAAAAGCTTTTCAAATGAgaataaattgataatgaattttcagGATGGTTATGAATATGTTCAACAACATCCATTGGAATTCGATGTCATCATAACGGATTCATGTGATCCAAAAGGACCAGCACAATTATTGTTCGATGCCaaatattatcaacaattgtttcaatgtcTTCGACCAGGCGGTGTGATTTGTTCACAAGCTGAATCATATTGGTTCGAATTAAagttcattcaatcattattcgATAAAGTGGATAAAATATTTCCATCCATTTCCTATGCTACCACTTCGGTCCCGTCATATCCATCCGGTCAGATTGGATTTTTACTTGCATCAAATGAAGCCAActttaattttgttgaacCGAAACATCGATTCAATGAACAAGATTGTGAACGATTTGGGCTAAAATATTATTCTGAATCAATGCATAAAGCTAGTTTTGTATTGCCTAGATTCGTACGAAAAGCATTGAATCTGTGA
- the Tango14 gene encoding transport and golgi organization 14 has translation MDQKNLHYFESNDSIVKMDKDKAMPLIVIFVCRLMLILSHGLIWLLKMTEIYITFLYHHIRSYWLNIDSKTKACLTRIPVNLAICIGLEDSKQIDMDKIGQLICWCQTLSIQTLTIFHYCDTFPEMMNTIDGIQVQTISLKSSHQSLIESARNICQSSLPITIDRISEHLRHEGKYYRFDDPDLLICFNSDQRTLQAFPLWQIRLTEIFFLTTHRHLNKSQFLYILKRFSRCQQRFGK, from the coding sequence ATGGACCAAAAAAATCTAcattattttgaatcaaacgATTCGATAGTTAAGATGGATAAAGACAAAGCAATGCCTTTAATTGTAATATTCGTTTGCCGTTTGATGCTAATTCTTTCGCATGGTCTTATCTGGTTACTAAAAATGACAGAGATTTATATCACCTTTCTGTATCATCACATACGATCGTATTGGCTAAATATCGATTCTAAGACAAAAGCATGTCTGACTCGTATTCCAGTGAATCTAGCAATATGTATTGGTCTCGAGGATTCGAAACAAATTGATATGGATAAAATTGGTCAGCTTATTTGTTGGTGTCAAACTTTATCAATCCAAACATTGaccatttttcattattgtgaTACATTTcctgaaatgatgaatactATCGATGGAATACAAGTGCAGACAATTTCCCTCAAATCATcacatcaatcattgattgaatcagcACGAAACatttgtcaatcatcattaccgaTTACAATTGATCGAATCAGTGAACATTTACGTCACGAAGGAAAATACTATCGATTTGATGATCCAGATTTATTGATATGTTTTAATAGTGATCAACGGACGCTCCAAGCATTTCCACTATGGCAAATTCGTTTaacggaaattttttttctaacaaCGCATAGACATTTGAATAAAAGTCAATTTCTGTATATTTTAAAACGATTTTCTCGATGCCAGCAACGATTTggtaaatga
- the LOC142597738 gene encoding transcription elongation factor 1 homolog: MAKKKSKRKPMAAKKPIQPLDTLFNCPFCNHEKSCEVKLDRQRNVGRISCRICFEDFQSSINYLSEPIDVYTEWIDECESVNQ; this comes from the coding sequence ATGGCTAAAAAGAAGAGCAAAAGAAAGCCGATGGCAGCGAAAAAACCCATACAACCATTGGATACATTATTTAATTGTCCATTTTGTAATCATGAAAAATCTTGCGAAGTAAAATTGGATCGTCAACGTAACGTTGGTCGTATTAGCTGTCGAATTTGTTTCGAAGATTTTCAATCCAGTATCAATTATCTTTCTGAACCTATTGATGTCTATACTGAATGGATCGATGAATGTGAATCtgtcaatcaataa
- the polybromo gene encoding protein polybromo gives MPKRKKSGYDDGIDGGKRRKYDLSEQLQELIESLRNYKTSQGKQLCETFMRAPKRRTLAEYYEKVSTPIDLLRIQQKIRMDEYDDLEQFESDIKLLINNTKAFFKPDTTEYADAIKLWDVYVDLKNQIFGSSSAASSDESSSVAAESKNDSADEKSEAETSSIIGVDQLGVMCVSGGGGADDEDPFEELFGAIMSAVSDDGRQLSTMFELLPSRTAYPDYYDIVTEPIDLKMIASRIQNHEYNSLNDLEKDLILMIRNAKMYNAPGSQIYKDANALKRTVQQKRSEIETRRSTPAAKSSERIRAKRQNPFGQQNKWSTIAAALKYDEDGQGTSTAGDDDFDENDLNFSDSEHDQDDGTRDSNPHWMLYNAVYDTPHSEPFIRLPSRRIYPDYYKEIKHPISLGQIRNRIKTNQYDRISDLLDDLKLVFDNALNYNRPDSKIYKDAAKLKKILQMKAREIMSVYKDEGGEDDDDYDDDDEDEDVADTANDDNDDGDSNSMIPSPTKKSKAGQRPSRSSKRSMVNAMSQELKNVRRSQKAINSQQKSRMITLYRTVLHSDDNGRLLIDPFMEKPSRKMYPDYYDVIERPIDMKTIESKIRNNLYESEASLVNDFRLMFSNCRRYNEDGSLIYQDADRLEQIMDSKLLELGPPPNATISQLDSSGQRMKKERVRPSSAIQLKMKQLFDAVHGYTDARGRQLSAIFMKLPSRTDFPDYYEVIAKPICLEKINQRIKNCVYETVEDLLSDIILMLDNACKYNEPDSQIFKDALTLQQVALQTKIGLNVDTVNGIPDVKIIVQDLLTNLFISVYTHQDEEGRCFSDSINELTETNPIEFKTLNFDIIKRNLNLGRYRRLDRFQHDMFEVFERSRKVSRTDSQAFEDSIELQSHFIAMRNELCRNGELLSSRALNYNLNALQAHIETLRQEKVPKELSEEESNRQTIDTDKDIDPVNASSISLGGIGIGVPMQTINEDEAVFHQDLMLKVGDFVYVEPHDKNLDPHIVYIESFKKDNTGQALIHGCWFYRPPETFHLASRRFLEKEVFKSDNYTNTPLSQVMGKCCVMFVKDYFRCQPINIDDKDVYVCESRYTSKGKSFKKIKIWPCLQNTPYIMRANLLPMTRVPSVFAKNRPNITVCDGKSGIAETGDEISDNDMLASMAEGSDCSVLDVPRPNVLCPSPADCPVEPGVQIQFYEQFTIPAGTFRVGDCCYVRTDQERNLICRIDRMWVDQDGNPYFHGPWYVQQAELPPTTIGSFYPQEVFLSSIEDTNPLLSICERCSVLDTTDYCTQRPTEFLEKDVYVCEIRYLEHEKKFEPLPECGLKKIHYQNPSIVADEIYRFRKPLVLTKANHQLPQVIEDPNHPLYQKLIAQQQQHSQQQGSMTSTIDPAQLIVSDSLLSSIHDDSTNDTVTGIAITPSTSIMPPPVVPSPAAAMAVSTTPMTVGIQMNVTPSGSIATTNGQILTGTPVSTPIVTPTAVISASTTATPIASSGTNSKKKPATKRLVTGYIIFASEVRRSVVEANPECSFGDISRIIGNQWKLLTPEQKNEYEQRAAKQNAEVKEMVAAEKALQESLGPSSPAPQPGQPMENCVFECHWANKCDFQFEDAQDLFEHLTAEPNGHVWISYADTKDKEPGEFQCMFHGCGRVKKGATPFPSVQRLIRHCKEVHINKQIPKYVDPEKRSKNYVPSSKLAAAIINQNSQGSIMQTGPLGVIPKTGTTTTIVQGGQSFQTINIQHQPQFTLSQHQVATSTIPIMTQQGNQTIVTTHPHGTAQLVTTTGQAGQTFIAQHPLIATQSGQTIQGVLHHHPHQSTVVQSVPQSTIQIQASGQQIQLQASQNAAQSVPTPIQKTSIGIQAKPAEPLFVQPPRTNRLVHSQAYMKYIENLKPDRRFISAWDRQLQAKRPENVYSTAKQNYAALSNWLENGPVANHGTIENALWALRNFMHKDALNLAQNC, from the exons ATGCCTAAACGTAAAAAATCaggatatgatgatggtatcgACGGTGGTAAACGTCGAAAATATGATTTG TCAGAACAGCTAcaagaattgattgaatcgcTTCGTAATTATAAAACATCACAAGGTAAACAATTATGTGAAACATTTATGCGTGCACCGAAACGTCGAACATTGGCTGAATATTATGAAAAAGTATCCACACCGATCGATTTATTACGTATACAGCAAAAGATTCGTAtggatgaatatgatgatttggaacaatttgaatcggatatcaaattattaattaataatacgAAAGCTTTTTTCAAACCTGATACAACGGAATATGCAGATGCCATTAAACTTTGGGATGTATATGTggatttaaaaaatcaaatttttggcTCATCCAGCGCTGCTAGTTcggatgaatcatcatccgtAGCAGCTGAATCTAAAAACGATTCTGCAGATGAAAAATCCGAAGCCGAAACATCGTCAATCATTGGTGTCGATCAATTGGGCGTCATGTGTGTtagcggtggtggtggagcCGACGATGAAGATCCATTCGAAGAATTATTTGGTGCTATCATGTCAGCTGTTAGTGATGATGGTCGACAATTGTCAACAATGTTTGAATTATTACCATCACGTACGGCTTATCCggattattatgatattgTAACCGAACCAATAGATCTGAAGATGATTGCATCACGTATACAAAATCATGAATACAATTCGTTGAATGATTTAGAAAAGGATTTAATATTAATGATACGTAATGCTAAAATGTATAATGCACCTGGTTCGCAAATTTATAAAGATGCCAATGCATTGAAAAGAACCGTTCAGCAAAAAAGATCGGAAATCGAAACCAGGCGTTCAACACCGGCTGCTAAATCTTCCGAACGAATACGTGCTAAACGTCAGAATCCATTTGGCCAACAGAATAAATGGAGCACTATAGCGGCTGCATTAAAATATGATGAAGATGGTCAAGGAACCTCAACagctggtgatgatgattttgatgaaaatgatttgaatttttccgATTCAGAAcatgatcaagatgatggTACAAGGGATTCAAATCCACATTGGATGCTTTATAATGCTGTTTATGATACACCACATTCAGaaccattcattcgattacCATCGAGACGTATCTATCCTGATTACTATAAAGAGATTAAACATCCAATTTCATTGGGACAAATTagaaatcgaatcaaaacaaatcaatatgATCGTATTTCCGATTTgcttgatgatttgaaattggTTTTCGACAATGCTTTGAATTATAATCGACCTGATTCCAAAATCTATAAAGATGCAGccaaattgaagaaaattttacaaatgaAAGCTCGTGAAATCATGTCCGTATATAAAGATGAAGGtggtgaagatgatgatgattatgatgatgatgatgaagatgaagatgttgCCGATActgcaaatgatgataatgatgacggtgattcaaattcaatgataccatcgccaacgaaaaaaagtaaagCTGGTCAAAGACCTTCTCGTTCATCGAAACGATCCATGGTGAATGCAATGTCACAAGAGCTGAAAAATGTTCGCCGTTCCCAAAAAGCCATCAattcacaacaaaaatctCGAATGATCACTTTATATCGAACGGTTTTGCATTCCGATGACAATGGCCGTCTGTTAATCGATCCATTCATGGAAAAACCATCCAGGAAAATGTATCCTGATTATTATGACGTTATCGAAAGACCCATTGAtatgaaaacaattgaaagCAAAATTCGTAATAATCTCTATGAATCAGAAGCATCATTGGTCAATGATTTCCGCTTGATGTTCTCCAATTGCCGTCGATACAATGAAGATGGATCACTTATTTATCAGGATGCTGATCGTCTTGAACAGATAATGGATTCAAAACTTTTAGAACTTGGACCACCACCAAATGCAACTATCAGTCAATTAGATTCCAGTGgacaacgaatgaaaaaagaacgCGTTCGACCGTCATCGGCCATACAactaaaaatgaaacaattattTGATGCTGTTCATGGTTATACCGATGCTAGAGGACGACAATTATCAGCCATATTTATGAAACTTCCATCACGAACAGATTTTCCTGATTATTATGAAGTGATTGCTAAACCAATatgtttggaaaaaattaatcaacgAATCAAGAATTGTGTATATGAAACCGTAGAAGATTTACTGTCCGATATAATTTTAATGTTGGATAATGCTTGTAAATATAATGAACCTGATTCACAGATATTCAAAGATGCATTGACCTTACAACAAGTGGCATTACAAACGAAAATCGGTTTAAATGTCGACACAGTCAATGGAATACCAGATGTAAAAATTATCGTCCAGGATTTATTGACCAATTTGTTCATATCGGTTTACACACATCAAGATGAAGAAGGTCGTTGCTTTTCTGATTCGATCAATGAATTGACCGAAACCAATCCCATCGAATT taaaacattgaatttcgaCATAATTAAACGTAATCTTAATCTGGGTCGATATCGTCGTCTAGATCGTTTCCAACATGATATGTTTGAAGTATTTGAAAGATCGCGTAAAGTTTCTCGCACTGATTCACAAGCATTTGAAGATTCGATTGAATTACAAAGTCATTTTATTGCAATGCGAAATGAACTTTGCCGTAATGGTGAACTATTGTCATCAAGAGCATTGAATTATAATTTAAATGCCTTGCAAGCTCATATTGAAACATTGAGACAGGAAAAAGTTCCGAAAGAATTGTCCGAAGAAGAATCTAATCGCCAGACTATTGATACTGATAAAGATATTGATCCAGTTAATGCTAGTTCTATTTCATTAGGTGGTATTGGCATTGGTGTCCCGATGCAAACAATCAACGAAGATGAAGCAGTATTTCATCAGGATCTTATGCTTAAAGTTGGCGATTTTGTCTACGTTGAGCCTCATGATAAAAATCTTGATCCACATATCGTTTATATTGAAAGCTTCAAAAAAGATAACACTGGACAAGCATTGATACATGGTTGTTGGTTCTATCGGCCACCAGAGACATTTCATTTGGCATCGAGAAGATTTTTAGAAAAAGAAGTTTTCAAAAGTGACAACTACACTAATACACCATTATCACAAGTGATGGGTAAATGTTGTGTCATGTTTGTCAAGGATTATTTCCGTTGTCAACCCATAAATATCGATGATAAAgatgtttatgtttgtgaATCACGATATACGAGTAAaggaaaatcattcaaaaagaTAAAGATTTGGCCATGTCTACAGAATACTCCATATATAATGCGAGCCAATTTATTACCTATGACTCGTGTACCATCTGTTTTTGCTAAAAATCGACCCAATATTACTGTTTGTGATGGAAAATCCGGAATTGCTGAAACTGGAGATGAAATTTCCGACAATGATATGTTGGCTTCGATGGCTGAAGGCAGCGATTGTTCTGTGCTGGATGTTCCACGACCAAATGTACTTTGTCCATCGCCAGCTGATTGTCCTGTAGAACCTGgtgttcaaattcaattctatgAACAATTCACAATTCCTGCTGGTACATTCCGTGTCGGTGATTGTTGTTATGTTCGCACCGATCAAGAACGAAATTTAATTTGTCGAATTGATCGTATGTGGGTCGATCAAGATGGTAATCCATACTTTCATGGGCCATGGTATGTTCAACAGGCTGAATTGCCGCCCACCACTATCGGATCGTTCTATCCACAAGAAGTGTTTCTTAGTTCAATTGAAGATACGAATCCATTATTGTCTATTTGTGAACGTTGTTCAGTGTTGGATACTACAGATTATTGTACGCAACGACCAACAGAATTTCTGGAAAAGgatgtttatgtttgtgaAATTCGTTATCTGGaacatgagaaaaaatttgaaccaTTACCGGAATGTGgattgaagaaaattcattACCAAAATCCGTCCATCGTAGCCGACGAAATTTATCGATTCCGTAAGCCACTAGTTCTGACGAAAGCTAATCATCAATTACCACAAGTGATCGAAGATCCTAATCATCCACtttatcaaaaattgattgctcagcaacaacaacactctCAACAGCAAGGTAGCATGACTTCTACGATTGATCCAGCTCAATTGATTGTTTCTGATTCGCTTTTATCATCTatccatgatgattcaaCTAACGATACAGTGACCGGTATTGCCATCACACCATCTACTAGTATTATGCCACCACCAGTAGTTCCTTCCCCTGCTGCTGCAATGGCAGTATCGACAACTCCGATGACAGTTGGCATACAAATGAATGTTACACCAAGTGGTTCAATCGCGACAACCAACGGCCAGATATTAACCGGAACACCAGTATCCACACCAATTGTAACACCTACAGCGGTAATTTCTGCCAGCACTACAGCCACTCCGATTGCATCCAGTGGAACTAATAGTAAAAAGAAGCCGGCTACTAAACGTTTAGTTACTGGTTACATTATTTTTGCTTCCGAAGTTCGTCGATCGGTTGTCGAAGCAAATCCTGAATGTTCATTTGGTGACATAAGTCGTATAATAGGTAATCAATGGAAATTGTTGACACCTGAACAGAAAAACGAATACGAACAACGAGCAGCTAAACAAAATGCCGAAGTAAAAGAAATGGTAGCTGCTGAGAAAGCATTACAAGAATCATTGGGTCCATCATCGCCGGCTCCACAACCTGGCCAACCAATGGAGAACTGTGTGTTCGAATGTCATTGGGCCAACAAATGTGATTTTCAGTTTGAAGATGCTCAAGATCTTTTTGAACATTTGACTGCTGAACCGAATGGACATGTCTGGATTTCATATGCCGATACAAAAGACAAAGAACCAGGCGAATTTCAATGTATGTTTCATGGTTGTGGACGAGTCAAAAAAGGAGCTAC ACCTTTTCCAAGCGTTCAACGATTGATTCGTCATTGCAAAGAGGTGCATATCAACAAACAGATACCCAAGTATGTTGATCCGGAAAAACGTTCAAAGAATTACGTTCCTTCATCAAAATTGGCTGCAGctataatcaatcaaaatagtCAAGGTTCTATTATGCAAACCGGACCACTGGGCGTTATTCCAAAAACTGGCACGACAACTACAATTGTTCAGGGAGGACAATCATTCCAAACGATCAATATTCAACATCAACCACAATTTACATTAAGTCAGCATCAAGTGGCCACATCTACGATTCCGATTATGACACAACAAGGAAATCAAACTATTGTTACCACACATCCACATGGTACAGCACAATTGGTGACGACTACTGGACAAGCTGGACAAACATTCATTGCTCAACATCCATTGATTGCAACGCAATCCGGTCAAACGATTCAAGGTgttctccatcatcatccccATCAATCGACCGTAGTCCAGTCCGTTCCTCAGTCGACCATTCAGATTCAAGCTAGCGGACAACAGATTCAATTACAAGCTTCTCAAAACGCTGCCCAATCAGTACCGACTCCAATACAGAAGACAA GTATTGGAATACAGGCAAAACCAGCTGAACCACTTTTTGTTCAACCACCAAGAACTAATCGCTTGGTCCACAGTCAAGCATATATGAA atacaTTGAAAATCTTAAGCCAGATCGCCGATTCATATCGGCATGGGATCGCCAATTACAAGCAAAAAGACCAGAAAATGTCTACTCAACAGCGAAACAGAATTATGCTGCTTTAAGTAATTGGCTAGAAAATGGCCCTGTTGCCAATCATGGTACAATTGAAAACGCCTTATGGGCATTACGAAATTTTATGCACAAAGATGCATTAAATTTAGCTCAAAATTGTTAg